The genomic segment ACCGAGCCGGCCATTAAACACTGATTTATGCCGGATCCTCTTTCACTGTTTCCAAAACAGTTGTGGTCTTATGGAGTGCAAGCCAAAGCTATCTGGGCCTACCTgcacgtgacacacacacacacatatgacaaaacacaacacacgcaAGCAGAAAAAACTCTCGCTGAGAGCTGTCTCTTTCTAAGGCCTGAATCACGGTTAAACCTGCACAATGCGCAGCTCCTGCACAAAATGTCTGGCTCCGAGTCATGGCAAACATTCAGCACACTTCATGCACTTCATCCCACCGCCTTTCCCTCCGCTGTCCCTCTAATATTCCACATCCGCCTCTTAATGATTACTGCAAGCAGGACCATCTGTTTCTGAACTAACCCGCCTCACTTTCAAATCAATATCAGCAGGCCTGCGTGATGTCACTTTTAAGGACATTTTGCATTGCCGTGAACtttgccatgacatttggtgAGACCAGGCTGCAGCACGCAGGTCAAATGGCATTTAAGCTCCGTCTCCACAGAGGCCTGTGAGTTAGCCTACTTTTGGAGGCCTATAAAAAACAATTAGAAGTaactcaaagagaaaaaaaataaatgttgcctctctcacacaaacacacaccattcGCACTCTTGCGCGTAAAACCCCTTCAAAAGTTGGATAAATGTAGTGCAATAAACAAATGTAACCGCCCTCCATGCAGCCATGCTTACTTTGTTGCTCTGTAATAGACCGTATCCCCAGAATATCTGTTACAGAGTGCGAGGAAGGCCATATCCTGTGCATGGCCATGTGTCCGGGAAGAGTGGGCATGCCAGGGGGAGTGGGCACTTTGGACGTCGGGTATGAGTATAAGTGGTTGTAGGGTATCGTTGGTTGCGGCGGTGGGTGAGGCGCCTGCTTGCCCGACTCGTACTGGCTCTGCTGGGACAGATTCCCGATCTTGTTGCGGAGGATCCGACTGATGGAGCTGACGGAGGGAAGGTTGAACTTATCGCAAACCCCGTCGGCGAGTAGCCTGTCCCGGATCTCCCAGGCAAAAATCCCCGGGTCTCTCTGCTTGTATGTCCGTATGTGCTTGACCACGGTGGGTGTGGTGACCCGCGGCTTGCTGCCTCCGATGGCCCCCGGGAGGATCGAGCCGGTCTCGTTGTAACGGGCCAGGATCTTGCTGACGCAGCCGTGGGAGACGCGCAGCTGCCTGCTAATGTCACAGGGTCGAATCCCGAGCTGGGCCAGCTCCACGATCCTGAGCCGGATGGCGTTGGGGAGCGGCCTACCGTTCACGAAAACACCACCGAGTTGGTTTACCTCACCGAAGGCTGGCTCTggtgtcaaaaacaaacacacacaaaaccagaaCAGTGAGACAGCGATTAGGTAACCAAACCGAGGCCCAACACAGATTCCTAATATCCCGGGTTAAAACAGTTAGCTCTCCATACGGTCTTACACTTCCAGCCATGAATATAATTGTATACAGtcaaatatagaaaatatgttAAACTTTAAACTATGTTTTAATCTAGTCGTGCCaagttttgacatttataaaaaCCACCGTGTAACCAAAATTCCTTAATACCTAGTTGATTTAAAAATCCATCTTTACGCAATGGTGCTTCTTTTAGCGCTTAAACGGAATATAttcgatatatatatataaatctgtTCATTCCACAACAAAACTTCATCGGTCTGAGTTATGTGAAATGTTTGGGTGAAAAGTACCAACTAAAGGCTGACTGATAGCTGTCGTGCTCACAAGCTAAACTTGACACGGATGTCAAGTAGTTGGTCCCGAGACTCATGCGTAACTGACACATGTAATAATTCACTCTGCTGATTTCTTCCCTCTGGATCAGCAGCTAAAGTGATCAGTCAaaacatcacagacagacaatatCTCGCCATATTTTCCCCACCTTGCCGCAGGACGTTGGACCATTCGCTGCATCCctgacaaggaaaaaaaaaaaaaccgatCCAACACTGAACTCACCCATCGTGTTAAACCCGCAAATGAAGAATACGGTGTCCGGTGTGTGCCTCCTCCGTGGATCCTGCTCCGCGTCCAGCGTGTCCACTGTCCAAAACCGCGTCCAAGAAAATCTTCTTGTGCGATAAGGAACAAGAGGGACAAAATTCTCGATCTGTTTCCTGACGGCGCTGGAGACAGGCTTACATTTCAATCTGTTGAAATCAGGAGGCTGGACTTCCAACGCTTCTctccctctgattggctggtctTTCCAATAGACTTTCGCGATTGCACGGAGCTGATTTGCCATTGGTCCAAAAGTTTGACATGACAAGTCTACtgagatccccccccccccgccccctcattcctcctcctcgttcCGCTCTTCCATCAGAAAGCAAAGCTGGGGATATACCACCATGAATGCGTTTGTTATTGAGACAGACAAGGGTGAGTATAAAGCAATATCAAGATTTTGGATTAGATCCTCACCTGTATGTGGCACAAAATAAAGAGAcgcgcaaaaaaaaaaaaaaaaaaaactccagagGGAAACAATCATAAGGAAATATCACCTGTAAGTATTAATATGTCCAGAAAAACGCATACGTGCGTCTATTTTAACCCCAAGTTTAGTTGTCATTAATTGTATTGATGCTCGTGTTTTTATAACAAGGGTTcatcctttcaaaataaaataagcgCCCACCTCTTctatggaaacaaaaaaaaaaagtggaaaaccTGACTTTGAGTGGCTTTACGCTCCACTACACCACCCTTCATCTCAACCTTTTAAATGGCATCATTAAGGAAATGGGAGGAAATGAATGATTGGTTTTCAGTTATGCAATTTGCTGGTTGATGTTGGTAAATTGTATATCCGTGCACTCGAAGATTAtcgca from the Seriola aureovittata isolate HTS-2021-v1 ecotype China chromosome 13, ASM2101889v1, whole genome shotgun sequence genome contains:
- the pax9 gene encoding paired box protein Pax-9 isoform X1, with protein sequence MANQLRAIAKVYWKDQPIRGREALEVQPPDFNRLKCKPVSSAVRKQIENFVPLVPYRTRRFSWTRFWTVDTLDAEQDPRRRHTPDTVFFICGFNTMEPAFGEVNQLGGVFVNGRPLPNAIRLRIVELAQLGIRPCDISRQLRVSHGCVSKILARYNETGSILPGAIGGSKPRVTTPTVVKHIRTYKQRDPGIFAWEIRDRLLADGVCDKFNLPSVSSISRILRNKIGNLSQQSQYESGKQAPHPPPQPTIPYNHLYSYPTSKVPTPPGMPTLPGHMAMHRIWPSSHSVTDILGIRSITEQQISDSPSFSSAKLEEWSAINRTNFPPASSPLVNGVDKPHLEPEAKYTQTLNGLPTVNSYVTAPSIPPYHPPTQVSPYMGYSATTSAYVTGPTWQPASGSALSPHSCDIATPLAFKSMTANRDAIHPVTASVL
- the pax9 gene encoding paired box protein Pax-9 isoform X2 — protein: MANQLRAIAKVYWKDQPIRGREALEVQPPDFNRLKCKPVSSAVRKQIENFVPLVPYRTRRFSWTRFWTVDTLDAEQDPRRRHTPDTVFFICGFNTMEPAFGEVNQLGGVFVNGRPLPNAIRLRIVELAQLGIRPCDISRQLRVSHGCVSKILARYNETGSILPGAIGGSKPRVTTPTVVKHIRTYKQRDPGIFAWEIRDRLLADGVCDKFNLPSVSSISRILRNKIGNLSQQSQYESGKQAPHPPPQPTIPYNHLYSYPTSKVPTPPGMPTLPGHMAMHRIWPSSHSVTDILGIRSITEQQNAEWIAHSEQLCHSTQHPSLPPSHPSVTLHGVQRHHVGLCDRTHMAAGQWQCSISPQL